The following proteins are co-located in the Mus caroli chromosome 7, CAROLI_EIJ_v1.1, whole genome shotgun sequence genome:
- the Cdc42ep5 gene encoding cdc42 effector protein 5 produces the protein MPVMKQMGPAQPKKRLDRGALSISAPLGDFRHTLHVGCGGDTFGDTSFLSRHGGGPPPEPGAPPVVAPHSVAPPAVPQPPVPVPSPEDPLLSFHLDLGPSMLDAVLGVMDAERSETTATKPNGDAHPRMQHPKTHCCSNADLQLDDVIGL, from the coding sequence ATGCCGGTAATGAAGCAGATGGGCCCTGCACAACCCAAGAAGCGACTGGATCGCGGAGCACTCTCTATCTCAGCACCGCTCGGAGACTTCAGGCACACACTGCACGTGGGTTGCGGTGGCGACACCTTCGGGGACACCTCATTCCTGAGTCGCCACGGGGGCGGTCCGCCTCCCGAGCCTGGAGCTCCACCGGTTGTGGCCCCACATTCTGTCGCTCCACCTGCAGTCCCACAGCCCCCTGTGCCTGTGCCTTCACCTGAGGACCCGCTGCTGTCTTTCCACCTGGACCTGGGCCCCTCTATGCTGGACGCGGTGTTAGGCGTCATGGACGCGGAGCGCAGCGAGACAACAGCCACCAAGCCCAATGGGGATGCCCACCCTAGAATGCAGCACCCCAAGACCCACTGCTGCTCAAATGCTGACCTCCAGCTGGACGACGTCATCGGTCTGTAA
- the Leng9 gene encoding leukocyte receptor cluster member 9 — MEASADSSAVCRFFLEGRCRFGARCRQPHPGARAPSPEVTQPEAGSKKPALRTAADVIRRIRWDPRLDPADFSVGYTDRFLGVQEEPFCAFCWDEPLAALGPGVLAVPQHRIRYFRFRGRLVWDRASRTDLIFGSGSVAGRGPTILDALDGGDEHWTEVTPEIPDTEKTGVGLEGLDTQDAPAEAGGNPTGTGLDSGLETHEEGGAIRETRTGLDSSLETPEVDGPAKETGLNGTTELETPDPSMNFSGEKEISSVEEPRATLLPQWQSQGMETKGLSAEEMESVWDPGVWPDDRRAPRQPRPTHFVALMVTEPGLRAEVVKAQEHLVRIAPSCAEFLVPAQALHLTVVLLRLSGPGEEAAAARALRRAILKPGLQVPSQLQFRDLVLLGHHVLCATPSPTLAGMAQTLNQRLEAEGLRVVLLPELQPHLTLAKVPHGTQVCLPKPEYTLNQELGRQPLSKLWLCRMGRAGHSYLPLVEISLK; from the coding sequence ATGGAGGCCTCGGCCGATTCCTCCGCGGTCTGCCGCTTCTTCCTAGAGGGCCGTTGTCGCTTCGGTGCGCGCTGCCGTCAGCCACATCCCGGGGCCCGGGCGCCGTCCCCCGAGGTTACGCAACCGGAGGCTGGGTCCAAGAAGCCCGCTCTGCGTACTGCTGCTGACGTCATCCGACGCATCCGCTGGGACCCACGCCTGGACCCTGCTGACTTTTCGGTGGGCTACACCGACCGCTTCCTGGGAGTACAGGAAGAGCCATTCTGCGCCTTCTGCTGGGACGAGCCGCTGGCAGCGCTCGGACCTGGCGTGTTGGCGGTGCCGCAGCACCGCATACGCTACTTCCGCTTCCGCGGCCGCCTGGTGTGGGACCGTGCCTCCCGTACTGACCTTATTTTTGGATCGGGCTCTGTGGCTGGTCGGGGACCCACTATCCTTGATGCTCTGGACGGCGGGGACGAGCATTGGACAGAGGTCACGCCAGAAATTCCTGACACAGAGAAAACAGGGGTGGGTTTAGAGGGTCTGGATACCCAGGATGCCCCTGCAGAGGCGGGTGGAAACCCGACCGGAACAGGGCTTGATTCGGGCCTGGAGACACACGAAGAGGGTGGGGCAATCAGAGAGACCAGAACTGGGCTTGATTCCAGCCTGGAGACACCTGAAGTGGATGGGCCAGCTAAAGAGACCGGGCTGAATGGGACCACTGAGTTAGAAACGCCAGACCCAAGCATGAACTTCTCAGGAGAGAAGGAGATCAGCTCAGTAGAGGAGCCCAGAGCTACATTGCTTCCACAGTGGCAGTCGCAGGGCATGGAAACTAAAGGGCTTTCTGCTGAAGAGATGGAAAGTGTGTGGGATCCAGGTGTTTGGCCTGACGACAGAAGGGCCCCTCGCCAGCCCCGGCCCACACATTTTGTGGCACTGATGGTGACAGAGCCTGGGCTTAGGGCTGAGGTGGTCAAGGCCCAAGAGCATCTGGTCCGGATTGCCCCTTCTTGTGCTGAGTTCCTGGTACCAGCACAGGCCCTGCACCTGACAGTGGTCTTGCTAAGGCTGTCAGGCCCTGGGGAGGAGGCTGCAGCAGCTAGAGCTCTTCGGAGAGCTATCTTGAAACCAGGGCTTCAGGTACCCTCCCAGTTACAGTTCAGGGACTTGGTTCTTCTGGGCCATCATGTGCTCTGtgccacaccctcccccacactggCAGGTATGGCCCAAACACTGAATCAGAGGCTAGAGGCCGAAGGGCTTAGAGTGGTGCTGCTGCCAGAACTACAACCGCACCTCACCCTGGCTAAGGTACCACATGGAACCCAGGTCTGCCTCCCCAAGCCTGAGTACACCCTGAACCAGGAGCTAGGAAGGCAGCCCCTAAGTAAACTCTGGCTTTGCCGCATGGGCAGAGCAGGGCATAGCTATCTTCCCTTGGTAGAAATTTCCCTGAAATGA